One Fibrobacter sp. genomic window carries:
- the infC gene encoding translation initiation factor IF-3: protein MALQPPRGRQMPNRQSDGTRINEDIRISPIRLVKDEGEAIIIETHKALQMAKDAGLDLVEVSPNAKPPVCKIINYGKYKFEQVKKAKAAKAKQHVVKLKEIKMHPKTAENDYLYRIKQAGEFLQDGMKVKLIMQFRGREMAHMDYGKRLMERAKEDLAAFGDLEMDSRVEGNTMLSIYSPKRGAGTAKKPQAAQQDQAPKPVTAPEAAGEA, encoded by the coding sequence TTGGCCTTACAACCTCCCCGTGGCCGTCAAATGCCCAACCGTCAGAGCGACGGCACTCGCATCAACGAAGATATTCGCATCTCTCCCATTCGTCTTGTGAAGGACGAAGGCGAAGCCATCATCATCGAGACCCACAAGGCTCTCCAGATGGCTAAGGACGCCGGACTGGACCTGGTGGAAGTGTCTCCCAATGCTAAGCCTCCTGTATGCAAAATCATCAACTACGGCAAGTATAAGTTCGAACAGGTCAAGAAGGCCAAGGCCGCAAAGGCTAAGCAGCACGTGGTCAAGCTTAAGGAAATTAAGATGCACCCGAAGACTGCAGAAAACGACTACTTGTACCGTATCAAGCAGGCTGGTGAATTCCTTCAGGACGGAATGAAGGTGAAGCTTATTATGCAGTTCCGCGGTCGCGAAATGGCCCACATGGACTATGGCAAGCGCCTCATGGAACGTGCAAAAGAAGACTTGGCCGCCTTTGGCGACCTTGAAATGGACTCCAGAGTCGAAGGCAACACAATGCTTTCCATCTATAGTCCCAAACGTGGTGCTGGCACCGCTAAGAAGCCCCAGGCTGCTCAGCAGGACCAGGCACCGAAGCCCGTAACCGCGCCCGAGGCAGCAGGTGAGGCTTAA